The Lycium barbarum isolate Lr01 chromosome 9, ASM1917538v2, whole genome shotgun sequence genome has a segment encoding these proteins:
- the LOC132611072 gene encoding 6,7,8-trihydroxycoumarin synthase-like, translated as MIMIFLLLVTLPIVINFLILLAKKARKNVVPPGPLGLPFIGNLHQFDSLTPHLYFWKLSKKYGNIFSLKIGSATMVVISSAKLAKEVTKIQDLAFCSRPSFLGQQKLSYNGHDIALAPYNDYWREMRKVCAVHLFSLKKVQSFSPIREDEVSRMMKKISQQAVASQITNLSNMVISLTSTIICRVAFGIRYDEEAHEKRRFNELFAVSQEMMAGFFFSDYFPLFGWLDKFCGNISRLEKIFKDLDEFYEELIEQHLNPNRPKSMKGDIIDLLLQLRKEQSTPIDLTLDNIKAILMNIFLGGTDTSAATVVWAMTALIKNPKAMKKVQEEIRKSIGNKGIVNEDDVQKMPYLKAVIKETLRLYPPAPLLVARETMHKSILEGYEIQPKTIIHVNSWAIARDPEIWENSEEFIPERFLNSTIDFKGQDFELIPFGAGRRGCPGIALGVAMVDLILSNLLYAFDWEFPCGMKKEDVDTNVLPGIIMHKKNDLCLVPENYL; from the exons atgattatgaTCTTTCTGCTCTTAGTTACCCTTCCGATTGTAATCAATTTCCTAATTCTCCTAGCCAAAAAGGCTAGAAAAAATGTCGTGCCACCAGGTCCTTTAGGGCTACCTTTTATTGGAAATTTGCATCAATTTGATAGTTTAACCCCTCATCTTTATTTTTGGAAACTTTCCAAGAAGTATGGAAATATATTCTCATTAAAAATTGGTTCTGCTACTATGGTAGTAATTTCTTCAGCAAAATTAGCAAAAGAGGTAACAAAAATACAAGATCTAGCATTTTGTAGTAGACCCTCTTTTCTTGGCCAACAAAAATTGTCTTACAACGGCCATGATATTGCCTTAGCACCTTACAATGACTATTGGAGGGAAATGCGAAAAGTTTGTGCTGTTCATTTGTTCAGTCTCAAGAAAGTGCAATCATTCAGTCCGATTCGTGAAGATGAAGTATCAAGAATGATGAAGAAAATATCACAACAAGCCGTCGCTTCACAAATTACAAATTTGAGCAATATGGTGATTTCACTAACAAGTACAATTATTTGCAGAGTTGCTTTTGGTATTAGGTATGATGAAGAAGCACACGAAAAGAGGAGATTCAATGAACTTTTTGCTGTGTCACAAGAGATGATGGCGGGGTTCTTTTTCTCTGATTATTTTCCTTTATTTGGTTGGCTTGATAAATTCTGTGGAAATATTAGTAGACTTGAGAAGATTTTTAAGGATTTAGATGAGTTTTATGAAGAACTCATTGAACAACATCTTAATCCCAATAGGCCAAAATCCATGAAAGGAGATATCATTGATCTTTTGCTTCAATTGAGGAAAGAGCAATCAACTCCAATTGATCTCACTTTGGACAACATAAAGGCAATACTCATG AATATATTTCTTGGTGGAACAGACACTAGCGCGGCTACAGTAGTTTGGGCAATGACAGCCTTGATTAAGAATCCAAAAGCCATGAAGAAAGTCCAAGAAGAAATCAGAAAATCAATTGGAAACAAAGGCATTGTGAATGAAGATGATGTTCAAAAAATGCCTTATCTCAAAGCAGTGATAAAGGAGACATTGAGATTATATCCACCAGCTCCACTACTAGTGGCAAGAGAAACAATGCACAAGTCCATACTAGAAGGATATGAAATTCAGCCTAAAACTATAATTCATGTTAACTCATGGGCTATTGCAAGAGATcctgaaatatgggaaaattcaGAAGAATTTATACCTGAGAGATTCTTGAATAGTACTATTGATTTCAAGGGCCAAGACTTTGAGTTGATTCCATTTGGAGCAGGTCGGAGAGGTTGCCCAG GTATTGCACTTGGCGTTGCAATGGTAGATCTTATACTTTCAAACCTTCTTTATGCATTTGATTGGGAATTTCCTTGTGGGATGAAGAAAGAAGATGTTGACACAAATGTTTTGCCTGGAATTATTATGCATAAGAAAAATGATCTTTGCCTTGTCCCTGAAAATTATCTCTAG